The following are from one region of the Actinoplanes sp. L3-i22 genome:
- a CDS encoding arginine repressor, which translates to MSSPVTRAGRHARIVELIRSRTVHSQTELADLLAAEGVQVTQATLSRDLEELNAVKVSGAYLIPEDGKRPLRETTGQGPARLIRLLKELLTGVDSSGNIAVLRTPPGAAQFLASALDRSGLSDVVGTIAGDDTILVVARDNGPESGAALAAKLDTWSRADTNILEDR; encoded by the coding sequence GTGAGTTCGCCGGTTACCCGCGCGGGGCGGCACGCCCGGATCGTCGAGCTGATCCGGAGCCGCACCGTGCACTCGCAGACCGAGCTGGCCGACCTGCTCGCCGCCGAGGGCGTGCAGGTCACCCAGGCCACGCTCTCCCGCGACCTGGAGGAGCTGAACGCGGTCAAGGTCAGCGGCGCCTACCTGATCCCGGAGGACGGCAAGCGCCCGTTGCGCGAGACCACCGGCCAGGGTCCGGCCCGGCTGATCCGGCTGCTCAAGGAGCTGCTCACCGGCGTCGACTCGAGCGGCAACATCGCGGTCCTGCGCACCCCGCCCGGAGCGGCCCAGTTCCTGGCCAGCGCGCTCGACCGGTCCGGGCTCTCGGACGTGGTCGGGACCATCGCCGGCGACGACACGATCCTGGTCGTGGCCCGGGACAACGGGCCCGAGTCGGGCGCCGCCCTGGCCGCCAAGCTCGACACCTGGAGTCGGGCGGACACCAACATCCTGGAGGACCGATGA